The genomic interval GGTAAATATTTATTAATATAAAATAAAGATGAAATATTTTTCGGTGCTATTAATTGTGATACTGTTTTCGACAAACACATGTTTTGCACAAACCACAACAGTTCAAGACGATTTTGAGGGAAATGGAACTATTACAAGCTGGTACGGAGACGATTGCGGGATTAATACTAATTTCTCAAATCCTGTTATACAAGGAATTAATACATCAAATACGGTTTTAGAGTATAACGATAATGGTGGACAATATGCCAATGTTCGTTTCGAGGTGAGTAATAATTTTGATTTGTCAACTAATTATACATTTTCATTAAAGATTTTTGTCCCAAATAGTGGATTGACGGGAAGCCAAGCAAATCAGGTATCTCTAAAATTACAAGATGGAACTATTGGAGCTCCTTGGTCAACACAGTGCGAGATTATTAAGCCAATATATTTAGATCAATGGCAAACTGTAACATTCGATTTTGAAAATGATAATTACATAAATTTAGATGGAAATTCGCCACCTCCAACACAAAGAACAGATTTTAACAGAGTAGTGATTCAAGTGAATGGAGAAGACAACTACGACTATGTTTTAGCTTATCTCGACGATGTTTTTTACGATGGTACAATACCCATAGATCCGGTTTATAACAATCTGGTTTGGGCAGATGAGTTTGATGTTGATGGACCAATAAATTCTGCCAAATGGTTTCATCAAACACAATTACCTGCAGGTGGAAGCTGGTTTAATGGAGAGGTGCAACATTACACTGATAGAGTTGATAATTCATATGTTGAAAATGGATTGCTAAAAATAATATCGAAAAATGAAACATTTACCGATCAAGGATATACAAAACAATACACTTCTGCGAGATTAAATTCTAAATTTGCTTTTACTTACGGTAAGGTAGAAATTCGAGCAAAATTGCCAAGCGGAGTTGGCACCTGGCCTGCATTATGGATGCTGGGCAAGAATGTTAATGAAAATGGAGCCTACTGGCAAACTCAAGGATTTGGAACAAGTTCGTGGCCTGCCTGTGGCGAAATTGACATAATGGAACATTGGGGCAGTAATCAAAACTATGTTCAAAGTGCGGTACATACACCTTCAAGTTATGGTAGTACTGTAAATTTGGGCGGTCAAACCATTGCAACTGCATCCTCTGCATTTCATATCTATACTTTGGAATGGACGGAAGAAAAATTGGAGTTTAGTTTCGATAATGTTGTGCATTACACTTATAATCCTGCAATACAAGATGCTAATACCTGGCCATTTGATGCGGAACAATACATTTTGATGAATATAGCAATTTTGCCAAATATTACTTCCGGTTTTACAAGTAGCTCAATGGAAATTGATTATGTAAGAATTTATCAGGATAGTGTTATTTCAACAGCCCAATTTGATAAAGTATTAGGTTTGTCATTTTTTCCCAATCCTGTTGCAAATAATTTGACAATTAGTTTAAAGGAAACTATTGAACAAAATGTTACTCTCAGAATATTTAGTAGTGAAGCTAAACTAATTAAAACATATTATAGCGAGATAAAAAATAACAGAATAGAATTGAATGATTTAGGATGTTTAAACAAAGGAATGTATTTCGTTACATTTGATTTAGAAAAAGAACACTATAGTTTCAAAATAATAAAAAAATAGGAACTAATAAGTT from Bacteroidota bacterium carries:
- a CDS encoding family 16 glycosylhydrolase; the encoded protein is MKYFSVLLIVILFSTNTCFAQTTTVQDDFEGNGTITSWYGDDCGINTNFSNPVIQGINTSNTVLEYNDNGGQYANVRFEVSNNFDLSTNYTFSLKIFVPNSGLTGSQANQVSLKLQDGTIGAPWSTQCEIIKPIYLDQWQTVTFDFENDNYINLDGNSPPPTQRTDFNRVVIQVNGEDNYDYVLAYLDDVFYDGTIPIDPVYNNLVWADEFDVDGPINSAKWFHQTQLPAGGSWFNGEVQHYTDRVDNSYVENGLLKIISKNETFTDQGYTKQYTSARLNSKFAFTYGKVEIRAKLPSGVGTWPALWMLGKNVNENGAYWQTQGFGTSSWPACGEIDIMEHWGSNQNYVQSAVHTPSSYGSTVNLGGQTIATASSAFHIYTLEWTEEKLEFSFDNVVHYTYNPAIQDANTWPFDAEQYILMNIAILPNITSGFTSSSMEIDYVRIYQDSVISTAQFDKVLGLSFFPNPVANNLTISLKETIEQNVTLRIFSSEAKLIKTYYSEIKNNRIELNDLGCLNKGMYFVTFDLEKEHYSFKIIKK